The proteins below come from a single Juglans regia cultivar Chandler chromosome 12, Walnut 2.0, whole genome shotgun sequence genomic window:
- the LOC109005106 gene encoding CBL-interacting serine/threonine-protein kinase 7-like: MEPGVPVPPPSPPTTILGKYQLGRLLGRGSFAKVYQARSMVDDTAVAVKVIDKSKTVDAAMEPRIIREIMAMRRLQDHPNILKILEVMATKTKIYLVVELATGGELFSKISRRGKLAEPSARRYFQQLVSALHFCHQNGVAHRDLKPQNLLLDKDGNLKVSDFGLSALPEQLKNGLLHTACGTPAYTAPEVVCRRGYDGSKADAWSCGVILYVFLAGYLPFDDSNLVNMYKKIHRRDYHFPAWFSKPARHVIFQLLDPNPDTRMSMEGLMQNAWFKKSLRERNQNQISLFDSASNCKCDMLTSMNAFDIISLSSGLDLSGLFETTTRGGKEKRFTSKESGEVVMERVREVGGRLGYKVQEGKGGCKVGLGKGKVVLFVGVLAITPELVLAEVKVIEGGVEFEELNQWGDLEAGLQDIVISWHNGNRNGGDG; the protein is encoded by the coding sequence ATGGAGCCAGGGGTCCCGGTCCCACCGCCATCGCCACCCACCACCATCCTCGGGAAGTACCAATTGGGCCGTCTACTAGGACGTGGAAGCTTCGCCAAGGTGTACCAGGCACGGTCCATGGTGGACGACACGGCCGTGGCCGTTAAGGTCATCGACAAGTCCAAGACCGTCGATGCTGCCATGGAACCGCGGATAATCCGAGAGATCATGGCCATGCGCCGCCTTCAGGACCACCCTAACATCCTCAAGATTCTCGAGGTCATGGCCACCAAGACCAAGATCTACCTCGTCGTCGAACTTGCCACGGGCGGAGAGCTCTTCTCCAAGATCTCTCGCCGCGGCAAGCTTGCCGAGCCGTCGGCGAGACGGTACTTCCAGCAGCTGGTCTCGGCGCTGCATTTCTGCCACCAAAACGGCGTAGCCCACCGCGACTTGAAGCCCCAGAACCTCCTCCTCGACAAAGACGGTAACCTGAAGGTCTCGGACTTCGGACTCTCGGCTCTCCCGGAGCAGCTCAAGAACGGGTTGCTCCACACGGCGTGCGGGACCCCTGCTTACACAGCCCCCGAGGTCGTCTGCCGGCGTGGATACGACGGTTCCAAAGCCGACGCTTGGTCTTGCGGGGTCATCCTGTACGTGTTCCTTGCCGGTTACCTCCCATTCGACGATAGCAACCTCGTGAATATGTACAAGAAGATTCACCGGCGAGACTATCATTTCCCAGCCTGGTTTTCCAAGCCGGCGCGACACGTGATCTTTCAGCTCCTCGATCCGAACCCAGACACGAGAATGAGTATGGAAGGCCTCATGCAAAACGCATGGTTCAAGAAGTCCTTACGAGAGAGAAACCAAAACCAGATCAGTCTATTCGATTCAGCCAGTAACTGCAAATGTGACATGCTCACAAGCATGAACGCTTTCGATATAATATCTTTGTCGTCGGGGTTGGACTTATCGGGGCTGTTCGAAACGACGACACGTGGTGGGAAAGAGAAGAGGTTTACGTCGAAAGAATCCGGGGAAGTGGTGatggagagagtgagggagGTGGGTGGGAGATTAGGGTACAAAGTCCAGGAAGGGAAAGGTGGGTGTAAAGTAGGGTTGGGGAAAGGGAAGGTGGTTTTGTTCGTTGGGGTGTTGGCAATCACGCCGGAGCTGGTGTTGGCGGAGGTTAAGGTGATCGAAGGTGGGGTGGAGTTTGAGGAGCTTAATCAGTGGGGAGATTTGGAGGCTGGGCTTCAAGACATTGTTATTTCTTGGCACAACGGTAACCGTAATGGTGGAGATGGTTAA
- the LOC109005105 gene encoding uncharacterized protein LOC109005105, whose amino-acid sequence MSSLGTSKGILEIAKFGIYVTVPIVLMYAFANNTKNIQKFMGNHSYIVYPPEGPRPPSPEELREMARELARKNKNH is encoded by the exons ATGTCTTCTTTGGGAACTTCCAAGGGAATACTTGAGATCGCCAAGTTCGGGATCTATGTGACCGTTCCCATCGTTCTTATGTATGCCTTCGCTAACAATACTAAGAATATTCAGAAATTCATGGGAAAT CATTCTTATATAGTGTATCCCCCTGAGGGACCAAGGCCTCCGTCACCAGAGGAGCTAAGGGAGATGGCCCGTGAACTAGCCCGCAAGAACAAAAACCATTGA
- the LOC109005104 gene encoding U-box domain-containing protein 44-like isoform X1, which produces MSLELIPIGTILTVLTNQVFKTAQAAKDVLFEKESFKVLSKHLFEIEPVLKELQSRELNDSQAARLALESLEADVKKANNLVEKYKNCARFYLLIRCRYIVKEVQEVTRDIGKSLAALSLANTEVLSRISDQVLRLQNEMQRVELEASHSQLQIVDKLNQGIRDQKLDQGFANDMLEEIARAVGVPVEPSEISKELASFRREKEEAANRKERAEVLFLEQVIELLSRADAARDYEEVKKQYLQRVQVIERYDDREEYIPPLNSFLCCICKSVMTDPVSLCTGTTCERDAIISWLDSGKRSDPKTGEVLEDISLRSNLPLRQSIEEWRELNYCLNIRSSKAKLLSGVDSSVEEALSQMQYLVRESSINKDWVSIGGLTDIVISILGSSHNRDVKRKILITLKDIVEGHARNKEKVFDSRGWDHIIPCLGRDSSISKAAVELLYELLQERSGWNVSVCRKLSQQCSAIIFLVTLLKGLQRESAQTAEKILMKLFEIDEENISRAAKAGWYKPLIERIVQGPQSSRMSMVRTIVNTELTDSNLKLLGAEGVIPPLLEMTSGNIESKELSLSALVKLSGCDANKELIAAAGGVSLVLKLMFAPHVCTVIVVKCSEILEKLASEDDGIKFFVDEGGAQLELEPIITNLLALQQKANSAHNFRRPALRTLLGICKFEAGLVKKAVLTADGVSLVLPLLDDSDSEIREIAINLLFLFSQHEPQGVVEYLLKPRRLEALVGFLENEDKGDVQMAAAGLLANLPKSEGPLTMKLIELEGIDAILKILRTGTIEAKENALSALFRFSDPTNIKSQRILVERGAYPLLVNFLRAGSVTAKARAAALIGTLSMSSPKLTVVKSSTCWCFRLSGNPLCSAHGGICSVTDTFCLLEAKALPDLVKLLSEEVHATAYEAIQTLSTLILDGSPQRGANVLHKAEAIKPILETLTWGTNSLKEEALGLLEKVFVQKEMVECYGSTARVHLVGLTGRNVYEDGHLGRKAAKVLALLERYSRSSTSFIPGLYG; this is translated from the exons ATGTCTTTGGAGCTCATACCTATAGGGACCATCTTGACTGTGCTAACAAATCAGGTCTTTAAAACAGCTCAAGCGGCAAAGGATGTTCTTTTCGAGAAGGAGAGTTTCAAGGTCCTATCAAAGCACTTGTTTGAAATTGAACCAGTCTTAAAGGAATTGCAGAGTCGAGAATTAAATGATTCTCAAGCTGCGAGGCTCGCCCTAGAGTCTCTTGAAGCAGATGTTAAAAAGGCTAATAATTTGGTTGAGAAGTATAAAAATTGTGCCCGATTCTACTTACTGATCAGGTGCCGGTACATTGTCAAGGAGGTACAAGAAGTCACAAGGGATATTGGAAAGTCTTTGGCTGCACTGTCGCTTGCAAATACTGAAGTTCTTTCACGGATATCAGATCAGGTGCTTAGGTTACAGAATGAGATGCAGAGAGTGGAACTTGAGGCTTCACATTCTCAGCTCCAAATTGTTGACAAATTAAACCAAGGTATTAGAGACCAGAAACTTGACCAGGGTTTTGCAAATGACATGCTTGAAGAAATTGCAAGGGCAGTTGGGGTGCCCGTGGAGCCCTCTGAGATAAGCAAAGAGCTAGCAAGCTTcagaagggaaaaagaagaagctgcCAACCGGAAAGAAAGAGCTGAAGTTCTCTTTTTGGAGCAGGTTATTGAGCTCCTCTCTCGAGCTGATGCTGCAAGGGACTATGAAGAAGTCAAGAAGCAGTATCTCCAAAGAGTTCAGGTCATAGAACGATATGATGATAGGGAAGAATATATCCCCCCACTTAATTCTTTTCTTTGCTGTATCTGTAAATCTGTGATGACTGATCCTGTCAGCCTTTGCACTGGTACAACATGTGAGCGAGATGCCATCATATCTTGGTTAGACAGTGGCAAGAGATCGGATCCTAAAACAGGTGAGGTTCTTGAAGATATTTCTCTAAGGTCTAACCTTCCACTGAGACAATCAATAGAAGAGTGGCGAGAACTTAATTACTGCCTCAATATACGATCTTCCAAGGCAAAGCTGTTGTCAGGTGTCGACTCATCTGTGGAAGAGGCACTGAGTCAGATGCAATATCTTGTGAGAGAAAGTTCTATTAACAAGGACTGGGTTTCCATTGGAGGGCTTACTGATATTGTAATCTCTATCCTCGGAAGTTCCCACAACAGAGATGTGAAGAGAAAGATTTTGATTACCTTGAAAGATATTGTAGAAGGGCATGCACGAAACAAG GAGAAAGTGTTCGATTCCCGGGGATGGGATCACATTATTCCTTGCTTAGGGCGTGATTCAAGCATCTCAAAGGCCGCAGTTGAATTGCTTTATGAGTTGTTGCAAGAGAGATCTGGCTGGAACGTGTCTGTCTGCAGGAAACTCTCTCAGCAATGCAGtgcaattatttttcttgtcacCCTGTTAAAGGGTCTTCAGAGGGAGTCAGCACAGACTGCCGAAAAAATCTTGATGAAGCTATTTGAGATAGATGAGGAGAATATTTCTCGTGCTGCCAAAGCTGGCTGGTATAAACCACTTATTGAACGCATAGTTCAAG GGCCCCAGTCTTCGAGGATGTCAATGGTAAGAACAATTGTTAATACAGAATTGACTGATTCGAATCTGAAGCTCCTTGGCGCGGAAGGGGTTATACCTCCTTTGCTTGAGATGACATCTGGGAATATTGAGTCAAAAGAATTATCCTTATCAGCCCTGGTTAAACTATCAGGTTGCGATGCCAATAAAGAGCTCATTGCTGCTGCTGGTGGAGTTTCACTTGTTTTGAAACTAATGTTTGCTCCGCATGTGTGCACAGTTATTGTTGTGAAATGCTCTGAAATCCTTGAGAAACTTGCTTCTGAAGATGATGGCATTAAATTCTTTGTTGATGAAGGAGGGGCACAACTTGAGTTAGAGCCTATCATCACTAATTTGTTAGCTTTGCAGCAGAAAGCTAACTCGGCCCACAATTTCCGAAGGCCAGCCTTGCGTACCCTGCTAGGAATTTGCAAGTTTGAAGCAGGGTTGGTTAAGAAAGCGGTTCTCACTGCCGATGGAGTGTCCTTAGTGCTTCCCCTTCTTGATGACTCTGACTCTGAAATTCGGGAGATTGCTATCAATTtactcttccttttctctcagcATGAGCCACAAGGAGTTGTGGAGTACCTTCTCAAGCCAAGGAGGCTAGAGGCCTTGGTGGGTTTTCTGGAGAATGAGGATAAGGGTGATGTACAGATGGCTGCTGCCGGTTTATTAGCAAACCTACCAAAATCAGAAGGACCACTCACCATGAAGTTAATTGAATTGGAAGGAATTGATGCTATTCTAAAAATTCTACGAACTGGGACTAttgaagcaaaagaaaatgcaCTAAGTGCACTCTTCAGGTTCTCAGATCCCACAAATATTAAGTCGCAGCGTATTTTGGTTGAAAGAGGAGCATACCCTTTGCTTGTAAACTTTCTCAGGGCTGGTTCTGTAACAGCAAAGGCAAGAGCAGCAGCACTCATCGGTACTCTTTCCATGAGCAGTCCAAAGCTCACTGTTGTCAAATCAAGTACTTGCTGGTGCTTCCGGCTATCAGGTAATCCTTTATGCTCAGCACATGGTGGTATCTGTAGTGTGACTGATACATTCTGTCTGTTGGAGGCAAAGGCTTTGCCTGACTTGGTAAAGCTCTTAAGTGAAGAGGTTCATGCAACTGCTTATGAAGCAATCCAGACACTTTCTACTTTGATTCTGGACGGCTCTCCTCAGAGAGGGGCCAATGTCTTACATAAGGCTGAAGCCATAAAACCTATATTAGAGACTTTGACGTGGGGAACGAATTCTCTAAAGGAGGAGGCTTTGGGACTCTTGGAGAAAGTTTTTGTGCAAAAAGAGATGGTGGAATGCTATGGATCAACAGCTAGAGTACATCTTGTTGGTCTAACTGGAAGGAATGTTTATGAGGATGGCCATCTCGGTAGGAAGGCTGCTAAAGTCTTGGCCCTCCTGGAACGCTATTCAAgatcatcaacatctttcattCCGGGACTATATGGGTGA
- the LOC109005104 gene encoding U-box domain-containing protein 44-like isoform X2, which translates to MSLELIPIGTILTVLTNQVFKTAQAAKDVLFEKESFKVLSKHLFEIEPVLKELQSRELNDSQAARLALESLEADVKKANNLVEKYKNCARFYLLIRCRYIVKEVQEVTRDIGKSLAALSLANTEVLSRISDQVLRLQNEMQRVELEASHSQLQIVDKLNQGIRDQKLDQGFANDMLEEIARAVGVPVEPSEISKELASFRREKEEAANRKERAEVLFLEQVIELLSRADAARDYEEVKKQYLQRVQVIERYDDREEYIPPLNSFLCCICKSVMTDPVSLCTGTTCERDAIISWLDSGKRSDPKTGEVLEDISLRSNLPLRQSIEEWRELNYCLNIRSSKAKLLSGVDSSVEEALSQMQYLVRESSINKDWVSIGGLTDIVISILGSSHNRDVKRKILITLKDIVEGHARNKEKVFDSRGWDHIIPCLGRDSSISKAAVELLYELLQERSGWNVSVCRKLSQQCSAIIFLVTLLKGLQRESAQTAEKILMKLFEIDEENISRAAKAGWYKPLIERIVQGPQSSRMSMVRTIVNTELTDSNLKLLGAEGVIPPLLEMTSGNIESKELSLSALVKLSVIVVKCSEILEKLASEDDGIKFFVDEGGAQLELEPIITNLLALQQKANSAHNFRRPALRTLLGICKFEAGLVKKAVLTADGVSLVLPLLDDSDSEIREIAINLLFLFSQHEPQGVVEYLLKPRRLEALVGFLENEDKGDVQMAAAGLLANLPKSEGPLTMKLIELEGIDAILKILRTGTIEAKENALSALFRFSDPTNIKSQRILVERGAYPLLVNFLRAGSVTAKARAAALIGTLSMSSPKLTVVKSSTCWCFRLSGNPLCSAHGGICSVTDTFCLLEAKALPDLVKLLSEEVHATAYEAIQTLSTLILDGSPQRGANVLHKAEAIKPILETLTWGTNSLKEEALGLLEKVFVQKEMVECYGSTARVHLVGLTGRNVYEDGHLGRKAAKVLALLERYSRSSTSFIPGLYG; encoded by the exons ATGTCTTTGGAGCTCATACCTATAGGGACCATCTTGACTGTGCTAACAAATCAGGTCTTTAAAACAGCTCAAGCGGCAAAGGATGTTCTTTTCGAGAAGGAGAGTTTCAAGGTCCTATCAAAGCACTTGTTTGAAATTGAACCAGTCTTAAAGGAATTGCAGAGTCGAGAATTAAATGATTCTCAAGCTGCGAGGCTCGCCCTAGAGTCTCTTGAAGCAGATGTTAAAAAGGCTAATAATTTGGTTGAGAAGTATAAAAATTGTGCCCGATTCTACTTACTGATCAGGTGCCGGTACATTGTCAAGGAGGTACAAGAAGTCACAAGGGATATTGGAAAGTCTTTGGCTGCACTGTCGCTTGCAAATACTGAAGTTCTTTCACGGATATCAGATCAGGTGCTTAGGTTACAGAATGAGATGCAGAGAGTGGAACTTGAGGCTTCACATTCTCAGCTCCAAATTGTTGACAAATTAAACCAAGGTATTAGAGACCAGAAACTTGACCAGGGTTTTGCAAATGACATGCTTGAAGAAATTGCAAGGGCAGTTGGGGTGCCCGTGGAGCCCTCTGAGATAAGCAAAGAGCTAGCAAGCTTcagaagggaaaaagaagaagctgcCAACCGGAAAGAAAGAGCTGAAGTTCTCTTTTTGGAGCAGGTTATTGAGCTCCTCTCTCGAGCTGATGCTGCAAGGGACTATGAAGAAGTCAAGAAGCAGTATCTCCAAAGAGTTCAGGTCATAGAACGATATGATGATAGGGAAGAATATATCCCCCCACTTAATTCTTTTCTTTGCTGTATCTGTAAATCTGTGATGACTGATCCTGTCAGCCTTTGCACTGGTACAACATGTGAGCGAGATGCCATCATATCTTGGTTAGACAGTGGCAAGAGATCGGATCCTAAAACAGGTGAGGTTCTTGAAGATATTTCTCTAAGGTCTAACCTTCCACTGAGACAATCAATAGAAGAGTGGCGAGAACTTAATTACTGCCTCAATATACGATCTTCCAAGGCAAAGCTGTTGTCAGGTGTCGACTCATCTGTGGAAGAGGCACTGAGTCAGATGCAATATCTTGTGAGAGAAAGTTCTATTAACAAGGACTGGGTTTCCATTGGAGGGCTTACTGATATTGTAATCTCTATCCTCGGAAGTTCCCACAACAGAGATGTGAAGAGAAAGATTTTGATTACCTTGAAAGATATTGTAGAAGGGCATGCACGAAACAAG GAGAAAGTGTTCGATTCCCGGGGATGGGATCACATTATTCCTTGCTTAGGGCGTGATTCAAGCATCTCAAAGGCCGCAGTTGAATTGCTTTATGAGTTGTTGCAAGAGAGATCTGGCTGGAACGTGTCTGTCTGCAGGAAACTCTCTCAGCAATGCAGtgcaattatttttcttgtcacCCTGTTAAAGGGTCTTCAGAGGGAGTCAGCACAGACTGCCGAAAAAATCTTGATGAAGCTATTTGAGATAGATGAGGAGAATATTTCTCGTGCTGCCAAAGCTGGCTGGTATAAACCACTTATTGAACGCATAGTTCAAG GGCCCCAGTCTTCGAGGATGTCAATGGTAAGAACAATTGTTAATACAGAATTGACTGATTCGAATCTGAAGCTCCTTGGCGCGGAAGGGGTTATACCTCCTTTGCTTGAGATGACATCTGGGAATATTGAGTCAAAAGAATTATCCTTATCAGCCCTGGTTAAACTATCAG TTATTGTTGTGAAATGCTCTGAAATCCTTGAGAAACTTGCTTCTGAAGATGATGGCATTAAATTCTTTGTTGATGAAGGAGGGGCACAACTTGAGTTAGAGCCTATCATCACTAATTTGTTAGCTTTGCAGCAGAAAGCTAACTCGGCCCACAATTTCCGAAGGCCAGCCTTGCGTACCCTGCTAGGAATTTGCAAGTTTGAAGCAGGGTTGGTTAAGAAAGCGGTTCTCACTGCCGATGGAGTGTCCTTAGTGCTTCCCCTTCTTGATGACTCTGACTCTGAAATTCGGGAGATTGCTATCAATTtactcttccttttctctcagcATGAGCCACAAGGAGTTGTGGAGTACCTTCTCAAGCCAAGGAGGCTAGAGGCCTTGGTGGGTTTTCTGGAGAATGAGGATAAGGGTGATGTACAGATGGCTGCTGCCGGTTTATTAGCAAACCTACCAAAATCAGAAGGACCACTCACCATGAAGTTAATTGAATTGGAAGGAATTGATGCTATTCTAAAAATTCTACGAACTGGGACTAttgaagcaaaagaaaatgcaCTAAGTGCACTCTTCAGGTTCTCAGATCCCACAAATATTAAGTCGCAGCGTATTTTGGTTGAAAGAGGAGCATACCCTTTGCTTGTAAACTTTCTCAGGGCTGGTTCTGTAACAGCAAAGGCAAGAGCAGCAGCACTCATCGGTACTCTTTCCATGAGCAGTCCAAAGCTCACTGTTGTCAAATCAAGTACTTGCTGGTGCTTCCGGCTATCAGGTAATCCTTTATGCTCAGCACATGGTGGTATCTGTAGTGTGACTGATACATTCTGTCTGTTGGAGGCAAAGGCTTTGCCTGACTTGGTAAAGCTCTTAAGTGAAGAGGTTCATGCAACTGCTTATGAAGCAATCCAGACACTTTCTACTTTGATTCTGGACGGCTCTCCTCAGAGAGGGGCCAATGTCTTACATAAGGCTGAAGCCATAAAACCTATATTAGAGACTTTGACGTGGGGAACGAATTCTCTAAAGGAGGAGGCTTTGGGACTCTTGGAGAAAGTTTTTGTGCAAAAAGAGATGGTGGAATGCTATGGATCAACAGCTAGAGTACATCTTGTTGGTCTAACTGGAAGGAATGTTTATGAGGATGGCCATCTCGGTAGGAAGGCTGCTAAAGTCTTGGCCCTCCTGGAACGCTATTCAAgatcatcaacatctttcattCCGGGACTATATGGGTGA